DNA sequence from the Paenibacillus physcomitrellae genome:
ACGAAAATAATATAGATGAAAGGGTGTTGAACACATGTTGGCTTTTCTCCAGAAAATCGGGAAATCCCTCATGCTTCCGGTTGCCACGCTGCCGGCGGCGGCAATTCTGCTGCGTTTTGGCAACATCGATTACGTCAAGGATTTCCATTTTGGCGAGGTAGGCAAATTTTTAAACCAATACGTCGCGCCTTTCCTGGCTGCCGGCGGGGGGACGATTTTTGACAACCTGCCGATGATTTTTGCCATCGGGGTTGCCATCGGTTTGGCCGGAGATGCGGTAGCCGCCTTGTCTGCGGCGATCGGTTATCTGATCCTGCTGCAGGTACTGGCCAAAGTCCCTACAGTATTTACCGGCATCATGAGCGCCGATGCCAAACTCGACATGGGCGTACTCGGCGGTATCTTTACCGGCTGTATCGCAGCTTTCCTGTACAAAAAATACTACAATATCAAGCTTCCCGACTGGCTCGGCTTCTTCGGAGGCAAACGTTTTGTTCCGATGGTTACCTCAGCGGCAATGGTGGTATCGGGTATTATTTTCGGTCTGATCTGGGGACCGGTTCAAGAGGCGCTGGATACGTTCGGCAACTGGATTGTGGATCTTGGCGGTGTTGGAGCAGGCATTTACATGCTGGCTAACCGTCTGCTTGTTCCTTTTGGCCTTCATCATATCATCAACTCGATCGCTTGGTTCCAAATCGGCGACTTTACGGATGCGGCAGGCAAAGTCATTCATGGCGACCTGAACCGTTTCTTTGCAGGAGACAAAACGGCGGGTATGTTTATGACCGGGTTCTTCCCGATCATGATGTTTGCGCTGCCTGGTGCCGCGCTGGCCATCATTCATACGGCAAGACCGGAAAGAAGAAAAGCGGTTGCCTCGATCTTTATTGGAGCAGCCGTGGCTTCCTTCCTGACAGGGATCACAGAACCGCTTGAGTTCTCCTTTATGTTTGTTGCGCCGTTCCTGTATGTGATCCATGCGATTCTGACCGGCGTTGCCGGATTCGTTATGTACACGCTTGGCGTGAAGCTGGGTTTCGGGTTCTCAGCCGGATTTATCGACTATGCGCTGAACTTCCCGCTTTCCACGAAGCCATGGGTGCTGATTCCGGTAGGACTTGTGTTTGCGGTTGTTTATTACTTCTTGTTCCGTATCATCATTGTCAAAATGAACCTGAAGACGCCAGGAAGAGAAGACGACGTCGAGTTGTCCGCAACGGGCGAAGCGGCTATGGCCGGTGCGGTAGCTTCTGCGGACAGCCAGGCGGCTAAAATTCTGGCGGCGATTGGCGGCGCGGACAACGTGGAATCCGTTGACGCATGTATCACCCGTCTTCGTCTGGTTGTGAAAGACGATCAGGCGGTCAGCGATCCAACGCTGCGCGGACTGGGCGCTTCTGGTGTCATGCGTCTTGGCAAAGGCGCAGTCCAGGTCGTCTTTGGCCCTAAATCCGAAGCGATCAAGGATGAAATCAAGAAGCTTCTATAAAATCTTCAACTGTACTCGGCTAATGAAGAGTACAGCTTCTCCGGCCGGCGCTCGTATGAGCGCCGGTTTTTTAGCGGGGAGAAACGGCTGTTTCAGCCAGATCTTTTTGCCATAAAGCCATTATTGTCGTATATTCGTTAAGAACGGACATCTTGTCACGAACGGAAATGTTGTAGAGATCGCTAGCTGGAGGACTGTTTCGGTATGACATATAAACTAACCAAATGGCTGATTCTGCTGTTCCCCCCGCTGCTGGTAGGTTTATGGGAACTGGTGCGGCACACGCTGCTGATGCCGTATTTTTCAATGAGTACGGGCAACGCGATTACGCCGATTCTGCTCTTTCTGATCAGCTTGATGCTGCTGCTTCCGCTGTTCGCCCGGCTGGAGAGGTTTCAGGAGGAGCTGCAGCAGGAACGTGCCGTTAAAGCGAGACTCGAGGCCCGGGAACAGCTGGCCAAGGAGCTTCATGATGGAATAGCCCAGTCATTGTTTCTGCTGGCGGTCAAGCTGGAGAAAGCTGAGAAGCGGCAGCTTCGCGGCGAAGAAGTCCCGCTGGATGAGCTCCGAAAGACGGTGCACACGGTTAATGAGTATGTCCGGCAATCGATCTCTAATCTGCGGTATCCGGTAGAAGAAACGCTGGGCGACGGGGAAACGCTGCCCGGCTTGGTAGCTGATCTGGGCAAGGAGATCCAAATCGGAATCCATCTGGATTGGTATCTGACTGAGGGGCAATTGACGGTTCAGGAGCAGGTAGAATTGCTGGCTTGTATCCGTGAAGCGGTGATGAACGTCCGCAAGCACTCCGGTCAAACCGAGGTTTACATAAAGGCAACAGCTGAGGATAAAGGCTGGAAGGTCACGATCCGTGATCATGGTAAAGGCATTGCGCCTGGAGAACTGGACAAGTCGGGGACATACGGGCTGAGAATTTTACGTGAGCGGGCGGCAAAAATGGGCTGGCAGGTGCAGCTCCAAAGCAGGGAAGGATCAACAACCGTCATCCTCATAAAGTTGTAATAAGTGATTGCTAAAAGGAGAGCTACCATGAAATCTACCATGAAAGCAAGGATTCTTGTGGTTGATGATAACGCCCATGCAAGGGAAGGGATCTGCGAAATTTTAGCTGAAGATTCAGCTTTTGAAGTCATCGGCACGGCGGCGGGCGGCCGGGAAGCCATCGCACTGACCGAGCAGTATATGCCGGATCTGATTGTGATGGACATCGGGATGCCGGATATGGACGGTCTTGAGGCGACGAGGACCATCAAGCTGAGATTCCCTTACATCAAAATTGTACTGGTGACCGTGTCCGATGATGCGGCTTATTTATTTGAGGCTTTAAAGCAGGGGGCACAGGGTTTCTTGCTCAAGAACTTGTCTCCCTCCACCTGGATCGAATATTTGCATGCCGTCCTGAACGATGAGGCGATGTTTTCGAGCGAGCTGGCGCTCCAGATTCTGCGCGAGATTCCGGCTGCGGCCCGGTCGGAGAAAGAGGGCGAACATCCGCTTACTGCCCGGGAGCGGGAAATCCTGCAATGGGTGGCCCAAGGCATGACGAACCGTGAAGTGGCTGAAGTGCTTGAAATTTCAGACCAAACGGTTAAGAACCATTTGAAGAATATCATGCACAAGCTCCAGCTGGAGAACCGGGTTCAGTTAACCCGCTATGCCATGGAGCGGGGCTGGGTTAAAGCAAAGCGGGACGGCAAGGAGCAGCGGCGGAGACGATAAAGGGATGACCATCCATTTTGAACGAAAATGGGATGGTCATTTTTTTATAGTCAATAACTGAGGGCCGCCAACTAACGAAATCCTTAATTCCCCCCTCTATTTATACGATTACAACATATGAAAAATTCACAATAATAACCCCATATTCTCACACCTTATTTACTTTCTCCAAC
Encoded proteins:
- the nagE gene encoding N-acetylglucosamine-specific PTS transporter subunit IIBC, producing the protein MLAFLQKIGKSLMLPVATLPAAAILLRFGNIDYVKDFHFGEVGKFLNQYVAPFLAAGGGTIFDNLPMIFAIGVAIGLAGDAVAALSAAIGYLILLQVLAKVPTVFTGIMSADAKLDMGVLGGIFTGCIAAFLYKKYYNIKLPDWLGFFGGKRFVPMVTSAAMVVSGIIFGLIWGPVQEALDTFGNWIVDLGGVGAGIYMLANRLLVPFGLHHIINSIAWFQIGDFTDAAGKVIHGDLNRFFAGDKTAGMFMTGFFPIMMFALPGAALAIIHTARPERRKAVASIFIGAAVASFLTGITEPLEFSFMFVAPFLYVIHAILTGVAGFVMYTLGVKLGFGFSAGFIDYALNFPLSTKPWVLIPVGLVFAVVYYFLFRIIIVKMNLKTPGREDDVELSATGEAAMAGAVASADSQAAKILAAIGGADNVESVDACITRLRLVVKDDQAVSDPTLRGLGASGVMRLGKGAVQVVFGPKSEAIKDEIKKLL
- a CDS encoding response regulator, coding for MKSTMKARILVVDDNAHAREGICEILAEDSAFEVIGTAAGGREAIALTEQYMPDLIVMDIGMPDMDGLEATRTIKLRFPYIKIVLVTVSDDAAYLFEALKQGAQGFLLKNLSPSTWIEYLHAVLNDEAMFSSELALQILREIPAAARSEKEGEHPLTAREREILQWVAQGMTNREVAEVLEISDQTVKNHLKNIMHKLQLENRVQLTRYAMERGWVKAKRDGKEQRRRR
- a CDS encoding sensor histidine kinase; this translates as MTYKLTKWLILLFPPLLVGLWELVRHTLLMPYFSMSTGNAITPILLFLISLMLLLPLFARLERFQEELQQERAVKARLEAREQLAKELHDGIAQSLFLLAVKLEKAEKRQLRGEEVPLDELRKTVHTVNEYVRQSISNLRYPVEETLGDGETLPGLVADLGKEIQIGIHLDWYLTEGQLTVQEQVELLACIREAVMNVRKHSGQTEVYIKATAEDKGWKVTIRDHGKGIAPGELDKSGTYGLRILRERAAKMGWQVQLQSREGSTTVILIKL